A stretch of the Methylacidiphilum caldifontis genome encodes the following:
- a CDS encoding peroxiredoxin, with the protein MMNKNKKNGLEIGSDIPEAKVFDVDGNPLSLREICKGGLTLLYFFPKANTPACTIQACHLRNRLTDLQKKNIKVYGISRDKPCTQKKFSQSYNLNFPLLSDLNGEACRAFSIPLFLGIPRRVSFLIQEGKLIWRDFHPNIWKTAEDVLEAITVSDYWPKD; encoded by the coding sequence ATGATGAACAAAAATAAAAAAAACGGGCTTGAAATCGGCTCTGACATACCAGAAGCCAAAGTTTTTGATGTCGATGGCAATCCCCTTTCTCTTCGAGAAATTTGCAAAGGGGGATTAACATTACTCTATTTTTTCCCCAAAGCTAATACTCCTGCTTGTACTATACAAGCATGCCATCTTAGGAATCGCTTAACAGATCTTCAGAAGAAAAATATAAAGGTCTATGGTATAAGTAGGGATAAGCCTTGCACGCAAAAAAAATTTTCCCAAAGCTATAATCTTAATTTTCCTTTGCTAAGTGATCTCAACGGGGAAGCCTGCAGAGCTTTTTCAATACCCCTTTTTCTGGGCATACCTAGACGCGTTTCTTTTTTAATTCAAGAAGGCAAATTGATCTGGCGGGATTTCCACCCTAACATATGGAAAACTGCTGAAGATGTTCTTGAAGCAATTACAGTCAGTGATTATTGGCCTAAAGATTGA
- a CDS encoding FAD-binding oxidoreductase, whose amino-acid sequence MELWLEQLHNLFAGKFSFQKEILEKYAKDAWLYARIPDGVFFPESKEDVIALMQFAHSKGIYVTARGGGRGYVGGAVPAKGGVVISFEKMNRIKEIHLEDAVAVVEPGVITGILQEKVKERGLFYPPDPASVMECTIGGNVATNAGGPRCLKYGVTRNYVLGLEVVLADGSITKVGGRTIKNKTGFDLTGLFVGSEGLLGLVTEITLRLIAKPPFRAGLSAYFEQMEEAISCINHVLSSGIMPSALEIADRFTLKCAREFTKEQIPLYDAHILLEVDGSEAAVNADIGFFENLLKNFSPKRLSKAFGEEECEKLWQTRRLFSMSLKASGLTKLNEDVTVPRSRLIDLINLGKDLQKEFNLTVACFGHAGDGNIHVNLMVDWLQEEKRKQAEEALNILFDSVLSWNGAITGEHGIGIAKLPWWQKAVSQQSRLLHEKIKRSLDPKGILNPGKFV is encoded by the coding sequence ATGGAATTATGGCTTGAACAGTTGCACAACCTTTTTGCTGGTAAATTTTCGTTCCAAAAAGAAATTCTTGAAAAATATGCGAAGGATGCATGGCTCTATGCTCGTATTCCAGATGGGGTCTTTTTCCCGGAGTCTAAAGAAGATGTTATAGCCTTGATGCAATTTGCTCACTCAAAAGGTATATATGTCACAGCGAGGGGTGGAGGAAGAGGTTATGTGGGAGGAGCTGTTCCTGCAAAAGGGGGAGTTGTGATCTCTTTTGAAAAAATGAATAGGATTAAAGAAATTCATCTTGAAGATGCTGTTGCTGTGGTTGAGCCAGGTGTTATAACCGGAATACTTCAGGAAAAAGTCAAAGAGAGAGGGCTTTTTTACCCCCCAGATCCTGCTAGTGTTATGGAATGCACGATTGGAGGAAATGTAGCTACAAATGCTGGGGGACCTCGGTGCCTGAAGTATGGGGTTACAAGGAATTATGTTTTGGGTCTTGAGGTCGTTTTGGCCGATGGATCGATTACTAAAGTTGGGGGAAGGACAATTAAAAATAAAACGGGATTTGATTTGACTGGGCTTTTTGTGGGTTCTGAAGGATTGCTTGGCCTTGTTACAGAAATTACATTGCGACTGATAGCTAAGCCTCCGTTTAGAGCTGGGCTTTCAGCTTATTTTGAGCAAATGGAGGAGGCGATTTCATGCATAAACCATGTATTGTCTTCTGGGATTATGCCCTCGGCCTTGGAAATTGCTGATCGATTTACCCTTAAATGCGCCCGAGAGTTTACAAAGGAACAAATTCCTCTCTATGACGCCCATATCTTGTTAGAGGTGGATGGGAGCGAAGCAGCAGTCAATGCGGACATCGGGTTTTTTGAAAATCTGTTGAAGAATTTTTCTCCAAAGAGGTTATCTAAAGCATTTGGTGAAGAGGAATGTGAAAAGTTATGGCAAACGCGCCGTCTTTTTTCCATGTCTCTTAAAGCAAGTGGATTAACAAAACTCAACGAAGATGTCACAGTCCCTCGCAGTCGACTTATCGATTTGATCAACTTAGGGAAAGATCTTCAAAAAGAATTTAATTTAACGGTTGCTTGTTTTGGTCATGCTGGAGATGGGAATATTCATGTCAACCTGATGGTTGATTGGTTGCAAGAAGAGAAACGCAAGCAGGCCGAAGAAGCTTTAAATATTCTTTTCGATTCTGTATTGTCATGGAATGGTGCGATAACTGGAGAGCATGGCATAGGGATCGCCAAGTTGCCTTGGTGGCAAAAAGCGGTAAGTCAGCAATCAAGATTGCTCCATGAAAAAATTAAAAGGAGTTTGGATCCAAAAGGAATTTTAAATCCTGGAAAATTTGTTTAA
- a CDS encoding zinc ribbon domain-containing protein, with protein MIFAKRVLFDTSLGYKLHGLGGWLRIVLAPYTSQTGPVPECGHVNQANRPRQTTFRCERCGYEGHANTVGAMNI; from the coding sequence ATGATTTTCGCCAAGAGGGTTTTATTTGATACATCCTTGGGCTACAAGCTCCACGGGTTGGGGGGCTGGCTGAGGATCGTACTGGCCCCGTACACGAGCCAGACTGGTCCGGTGCCGGAATGCGGACATGTAAACCAAGCGAATCGGCCGAGGCAAACGACATTCCGGTGCGAGAGGTGCGGGTATGAGGGTCATGCCAATACAGTGGGAGCGATGAACATATGA